Proteins from one Acidobacteriota bacterium genomic window:
- a CDS encoding bifunctional oligoribonuclease/PAP phosphatase NrnA — protein MNALVPHPVAAIRDEIRRRRRFLISSHARPDGDSIGSQLAMACALRALGKDVRIVNRDAPPEHYYEFPGVDGITISDRVDPAWGAFDAEIIMECGDLKRTGVEGLGQSFVINIDHHVGNTSFGAINWFDESASACGELVFLIIEELGVELTPEIATHIYLAILTDTGSFHHSNITPRTFEICRKVTEAGVNPASMARRVFDSNSLGKLKLIGSLLDSMEMHDHGRLAAICLTQEMLDRADSTLNDTEGLINLPLTAREIQAVVFFKSLEPGLVRVSMRSKYDVDVRAVAVQYGGGGHKNAAGFSVAGQIAGVREPIIEKLLAEIWRAGKRGREPVSP, from the coding sequence ATGAATGCCCTCGTCCCCCACCCCGTCGCGGCCATCCGCGACGAGATCCGACGGCGGCGGCGGTTCCTGATTTCCTCTCACGCACGCCCGGACGGAGACTCCATCGGCTCGCAGCTCGCGATGGCCTGCGCGCTGCGCGCCCTCGGCAAGGACGTGCGCATCGTCAACCGGGACGCGCCGCCGGAGCACTACTACGAATTCCCCGGCGTGGACGGGATCACGATCAGCGACCGGGTGGATCCGGCGTGGGGCGCCTTCGACGCCGAGATCATCATGGAGTGCGGAGACCTGAAGCGCACCGGCGTGGAGGGGCTCGGGCAGTCGTTCGTCATCAACATCGACCACCACGTCGGCAACACGAGCTTCGGCGCGATCAACTGGTTCGACGAGTCCGCATCGGCGTGCGGCGAGCTGGTGTTCCTGATCATCGAGGAGCTGGGTGTCGAGCTGACGCCGGAGATCGCGACGCACATCTACCTCGCCATCCTCACCGACACCGGGTCGTTCCACCACTCGAACATTACCCCCCGAACGTTCGAAATCTGCCGCAAGGTGACGGAAGCGGGCGTCAACCCGGCGTCGATGGCGCGGCGCGTGTTCGACAGCAACAGCCTCGGCAAGCTGAAACTGATCGGAAGCCTGCTCGACTCGATGGAGATGCACGATCACGGGCGGCTCGCCGCCATCTGCCTGACGCAGGAGATGCTGGACCGCGCCGACAGCACGCTGAACGACACCGAGGGGCTGATCAACCTTCCGCTCACCGCGCGCGAGATCCAGGCGGTGGTCTTCTTCAAATCGCTGGAGCCCGGTCTGGTCCGGGTCAGCATGCGCTCGAAGTACGACGTGGACGTGCGCGCCGTCGCGGTGCAGTACGGCGGCGGCGGCCACAAGAACGCCGCCGGGTTCAGCGTCGCGGGCCAGATCGCCGGCGTGCGCGAGCCGATCATCGAGAAGCTGCTGGCCGAGATCTGGCGCGCCGGAAAAAGGGGTCGGGAGCCTGTTTCCCCATGA
- the rbfA gene encoding 30S ribosome-binding factor RbfA produces the protein MAQGSRPARVGDAIRHELSDLIMRQVKDPGIGFITITHVKVTPDLQTARAYYTTMGDDTARAETARALDRATPFLRRQVGQRLQLRRVPELEFFFDESIERGDRIERAIQDLHREDKDQE, from the coding sequence ATGGCGCAAGGCTCCCGTCCCGCGCGCGTGGGCGACGCGATCCGGCACGAACTGAGCGATCTCATCATGCGCCAGGTGAAGGACCCGGGCATCGGGTTCATCACGATCACGCACGTCAAGGTCACGCCCGACCTGCAGACCGCGCGCGCGTACTACACGACGATGGGCGACGACACGGCACGCGCCGAGACCGCCCGCGCGCTGGACCGCGCGACACCGTTCCTGCGCCGGCAGGTGGGCCAGCGGCTGCAGCTCCGCCGCGTGCCGGAGCTGGAATTCTTCTTCGACGAGAGCATCGAGCGCGGAGACCGGATCGAGCGCGCCATCCAGGACCTCCACCGGGAAGACAAGGACCAGGAATGA
- a CDS encoding DUF503 domain-containing protein, giving the protein MTVGLLTLELHIPHAQSLKDKRVVLRSVKDRLKKFNIAVAEVDHQNLWQRATLGVVTIGESTEAVDRALAAVADEVERLGPGVITATHMEFLT; this is encoded by the coding sequence TTGACGGTAGGTCTTCTTACCCTCGAGCTGCACATCCCTCACGCGCAGTCGCTGAAGGACAAGCGCGTGGTGCTGCGCAGCGTGAAGGACCGGCTGAAGAAGTTCAACATCGCCGTCGCGGAGGTCGACCACCAGAACCTCTGGCAGCGTGCGACGCTCGGGGTTGTCACGATCGGCGAGTCCACCGAAGCGGTCGATCGCGCGCTCGCCGCGGTGGCCGACGAGGTCGAGCGCCTCGGGCCGGGCGTGATCACCGCAACGCACATGGAGTTTCTCACCTGA